The following are encoded together in the Candidatus Hydrogenedens sp. genome:
- a CDS encoding carboxypeptidase M32: MSSREERFTVLKDKLREILNIRAVLALLQWDEEVNMPPNGAEARGDQLKTIAQILHRLETDTYLGEELSYFYECKNGLSSDDAKMIEEARYDYQRAVKIPSSWVGKFAEVRSKAYHAWVQARHQSDFSIFQPYLDEIVSLCRERASLLGYEKSPYDALLEDFERGTDTQTLDRLFSELEQEQSKIYQSVLGEGRPGSVFEGKTWDTGKQWEITLQLLSAIGFDFNSGRQDRSVHPFTTNFDIYDVRITTRLNSTNLFSGIFSSLHEGGHALYEQGFRKEDRGTWLAQAPSLGIHESQSRFWENFVGRSFSFCQYFLPLLKQYFPNEFENIPPELLYREINRVFMNFIRVEADECSYNLHIVLRYRIEKDLIEGSIQVSDVPDYWNHLFEKLFGSAPPNDADGCLQDIHWSHGSFGYFPSYALGNLFAGQILEKIKTELNIDELIKEGDFIPVHDWLKKNIFEIGRRCCAKEIVEKISGKPVSSTPFLSYLKEKYSKIYQISL; this comes from the coding sequence ATGAGTAGTCGCGAGGAGCGTTTTACTGTTCTTAAAGATAAGTTGAGAGAGATATTAAATATTAGAGCAGTTCTTGCATTACTTCAATGGGATGAAGAAGTCAATATGCCTCCAAATGGTGCAGAAGCGAGAGGAGACCAATTGAAAACTATTGCTCAGATTTTACATCGTCTTGAAACAGATACATATTTGGGAGAGGAACTATCATATTTTTATGAATGTAAAAATGGCTTGTCATCTGATGATGCGAAGATGATTGAGGAAGCAAGGTATGACTATCAGCGTGCAGTGAAAATCCCGTCCTCATGGGTGGGTAAATTTGCGGAAGTAAGAAGCAAAGCCTATCATGCATGGGTTCAAGCACGACACCAATCCGATTTTTCTATTTTTCAGCCATATTTGGATGAAATTGTATCATTATGTCGTGAGCGAGCCTCTCTGTTAGGTTATGAGAAGTCGCCGTACGATGCTTTGTTAGAAGATTTTGAACGTGGTACAGATACCCAAACGTTAGATAGGCTTTTTTCGGAATTGGAACAGGAACAATCGAAGATATATCAATCTGTTTTAGGTGAAGGGAGACCAGGCTCTGTTTTTGAAGGGAAAACATGGGATACAGGAAAGCAATGGGAGATTACATTGCAGTTATTATCTGCAATAGGTTTTGATTTCAATTCAGGCAGACAAGACCGTTCTGTACATCCGTTTACTACCAATTTTGATATTTATGATGTGCGAATTACAACACGACTTAATTCAACAAATTTGTTTTCTGGAATATTCAGTTCTCTTCATGAAGGAGGGCATGCTCTATATGAGCAAGGTTTTCGTAAAGAAGACCGTGGAACATGGTTAGCACAAGCACCATCCTTAGGTATTCATGAATCCCAATCGAGATTCTGGGAAAACTTTGTAGGGAGAAGTTTTTCATTCTGTCAATATTTCCTACCACTCTTGAAACAATATTTCCCTAATGAGTTTGAAAACATTCCTCCTGAACTACTTTATAGGGAGATTAACCGTGTATTTATGAATTTTATTAGAGTAGAAGCGGATGAGTGTTCTTATAATTTACATATTGTTCTCCGATATAGAATTGAAAAGGATTTAATTGAAGGGAGTATTCAAGTTTCGGATGTGCCTGATTATTGGAACCATTTGTTTGAAAAATTATTTGGGTCAGCTCCTCCAAATGATGCGGATGGTTGTCTACAGGATATTCATTGGTCACATGGTAGTTTTGGATATTTTCCAAGTTATGCCTTAGGTAATCTTTTTGCAGGGCAAATTTTGGAGAAGATAAAAACAGAATTGAATATAGATGAACTTATAAAAGAGGGTGATTTTATACCTGTTCATGATTGGT
- a CDS encoding tetratricopeptide repeat protein: protein MNHQKLKVFFILPLTIVLVSCKGLPINNLNTGIKSSLQNMETQRKGNSLSHYLSSMVYHRRGDNEQAIKELEETVKIDPEAITPLIRIVRLYLMTEKYEEALACIDRVIEKDKTIPSLYLIRGELCHRLGRIDEAVEAFQRAIEINPEDVLGYSALLELQEDTNDLVAAIDIYRRMIEKRPNSALLHYQLGLTYARIKNNALAIDELEKALQFDKRMIRAYYILALLYIDENRVSDAIKSLEMYLQKKSDDIKAQEVLIGAYVRAGEESKAVELAKKLIASPECMPVQKLIVSFLFIKTADCLRATSLLPVEEYPLISKLFQALALKQIQNDEYKNILDTLDIFGESVDTECNDVINSLWTNFGAGIISGWFETQVRELVNDSSSLSLRLILSRILMVADKNEDAITLLKELLPENDKNLWVNYYLAISYDKLKQFEDTEKCLKRCIELDPENAELLNFLGYLYADKNVNLTEAENLICRALKIDPENPYYLDSLGWVYYRQGNAEKAIEYIRKAIYKMETDDAVLRDHLGDAYLLSGDIKRAVSEWERALVLDPKNEGVKQKIEKYRPQIESPNDSPSSN from the coding sequence ATGAACCATCAGAAATTAAAGGTATTTTTTATTTTACCTCTCACAATTGTTCTTGTAAGTTGCAAGGGTTTACCTATTAACAATTTAAACACTGGTATCAAATCATCTTTGCAAAATATGGAAACGCAGAGGAAAGGTAATTCATTATCACATTATCTCTCTTCCATGGTTTATCACCGAAGAGGTGATAATGAACAAGCAATTAAAGAATTGGAAGAGACAGTAAAAATAGACCCAGAAGCAATAACCCCTTTGATTCGTATTGTTCGGCTATACCTAATGACAGAGAAATATGAGGAGGCGTTAGCCTGTATTGATAGGGTAATTGAAAAAGACAAAACGATTCCTTCGTTATATCTTATTCGTGGTGAATTATGTCATCGTTTAGGGAGAATTGATGAGGCGGTAGAGGCATTTCAGAGAGCAATAGAAATTAACCCTGAAGATGTTTTAGGGTATAGTGCTTTGCTTGAATTGCAGGAAGATACAAATGATTTGGTTGCTGCTATTGATATTTATCGGCGGATGATAGAAAAAAGACCTAATAGTGCTTTACTCCATTATCAGTTGGGGCTAACTTATGCGCGGATAAAAAATAATGCGTTGGCTATTGATGAATTAGAAAAGGCATTACAATTTGACAAACGAATGATACGAGCATATTATATTTTGGCTTTGCTTTATATCGATGAAAATAGAGTATCCGATGCTATTAAGTCTCTGGAAATGTATTTACAAAAGAAATCGGATGATATAAAGGCACAAGAGGTATTAATTGGTGCCTATGTTCGTGCAGGAGAAGAAAGTAAGGCTGTGGAATTGGCGAAGAAACTTATTGCATCACCAGAATGTATGCCTGTTCAAAAGTTAATAGTATCCTTTCTCTTTATTAAGACTGCTGATTGTTTAAGAGCCACATCATTACTTCCAGTAGAGGAATATCCTTTGATAAGCAAATTATTTCAAGCATTGGCGTTAAAACAGATTCAAAATGATGAGTATAAAAATATTTTGGATACTCTCGATATATTCGGTGAATCTGTGGATACAGAATGTAATGATGTTATCAATTCGTTGTGGACTAATTTCGGAGCAGGGATTATTTCGGGCTGGTTTGAAACACAGGTAAGGGAGTTAGTAAACGATAGTTCATCTTTATCATTACGGTTGATATTAAGCAGGATATTAATGGTTGCCGATAAAAATGAAGATGCAATAACGTTATTAAAGGAATTGCTTCCTGAAAATGATAAAAATCTATGGGTTAATTATTATTTGGCTATTTCCTACGATAAATTAAAACAATTTGAAGATACAGAAAAGTGTCTCAAAAGGTGTATAGAATTGGATCCTGAGAATGCAGAGTTATTAAATTTTTTAGGTTATCTTTATGCAGATAAGAATGTAAATCTAACAGAAGCCGAAAATTTAATTTGTCGAGCATTAAAAATTGACCCTGAGAATCCGTACTATTTAGATAGTTTGGGTTGGGTTTATTATCGACAAGGCAATGCTGAAAAAGCGATAGAGTATATACGTAAAGCGATTTATAAGATGGAAACGGATGATGCTGTATTACGAGACCATTTAGGGGATGCCTATTTGCTTTCGGGAGATATTAAACGTGCTGTTTCGGAGTGGGAACGTGCTTTAGTCCTTGACCCAAAAAATGAAGGTGTAAAACAAAAGATTGAGAAATACCGCCCGCAGATAGAAAGTCCCAATGATTCACCGTCTTCCAATTGA
- a CDS encoding ribonuclease HII, whose translation MNRDISEIIDKWYFEKKGREQGFSFIAGVDEAGRGPLAGPIVAVAVVLHSEVEGIDDSKKLTERKREELFDILMSGEHEIGIAIINNKEIDRIGIQEANYRAMAESILKLKIKPDLVLVDGYNLKGLPCQAWKIIKGDQRSASIGAASIIAKVTRDKIMKEYDKEYPGYGFAKHKGYGTKEHLLAIEKLGPSPIHRLSFAPFVDMSESLLPELKLK comes from the coding sequence ATGAATAGAGATATTAGCGAAATTATAGATAAGTGGTATTTTGAAAAAAAAGGAAGAGAACAGGGTTTTTCTTTCATTGCAGGTGTGGATGAGGCAGGGCGTGGTCCATTGGCAGGTCCTATTGTTGCAGTAGCAGTAGTGTTACATTCTGAAGTTGAAGGAATAGATGATTCTAAAAAACTCACTGAAAGAAAAAGGGAGGAGTTGTTTGATATACTAATGTCGGGTGAACATGAGATAGGAATTGCAATTATTAATAATAAGGAAATAGATAGAATAGGAATACAAGAAGCGAATTATCGGGCAATGGCGGAATCAATTTTAAAATTAAAAATAAAACCGGATTTGGTTTTAGTGGATGGTTATAATTTGAAAGGGTTACCTTGTCAAGCGTGGAAAATCATCAAAGGTGACCAACGTTCCGCATCTATTGGGGCAGCGAGTATCATTGCGAAGGTAACGCGGGATAAAATAATGAAGGAATATGATAAAGAATATCCTGGATATGGATTTGCAAAACATAAAGGTTATGGAACGAAGGAGCATCTTTTAGCTATTGAGAAGTTAGGTCCATCGCCCATACATCGTTTAAGTTTTGCACCGTTTGTTGATATGTCAGAATCCTTATTGCCAGAATTAAAACTTAAATAA
- a CDS encoding sulfatase: MSLNIREDVFIFFVLLFMFPMIGEASMYRLSEEYWKGKGNVSECVLDATVFNQRVDEGRDVIIFEYRGVINLGNYKSLSVNMITKGGKDILWGWKSKRTGDEYYYPYDNCSLISDGKVHTYTFMLRFPDKNNPIFDIVDSICFEVRGVKDNIEGITMEKVVFQPYDNVRPKQMTISGVCMDVLWDEEMEMEKDISDGSRLIFYTGIYNPDVGSFRKKSTDMEWKTDGSEFTVLIDDHENRDVLYQLKMNPKINKEDRFWRRAEIDLSRYKNKNVKIIFRIEPMGNTLGNFSVWGNPIIVTKKEKEDTSTPPIFIISCDTLRPDHLLPYGYDLPTSPCLDEFAKDAVVFENSYTTQTFTPVAHMSLLTGLHPESHGLKKNIDLKLEIQPLPEILREYGYQTAGFAGFLWWFVPSRGFSRGMDYFSVPETQEGGAKDRRSVFEVHEDAKTWIRQAQTRKIFVFMHNYDIHSTAYKDLLYDAEEEEFKVFSRAYKNPRVQRSGCENIPAGTLYLLHASDRDIIPTEQELQYNNALYDDCIYKVDTALGDFFNFLKKEGLYDPAFIAIVSDHGESLGEHELYGHKNVYEESMRNVMIVKFPFQKYSGQRIKEKVILEDIVPTLFAMLDTEREVQTDGISLYDFIENKKIERDYIFSTDSEIEMKAIVKGHYKLLENIKRGECNLFDLSKPMAEYRNIMDLEPKIFYECQKVFAKQFRLKKEGWCLYFQNMDSFLTETITIKCTVPIVNVMTQSCVFRIRNDRLEPTKLEGTIFIPSGVGILPTILQIIPAEDNHELIVQIQKKPKLIYPQEYKVIEDEDKLWFHFSSNDKQIQSEPSFLDNVEKYKIYFNVNYYPIKSMKEEQQIEMNRDVQEQLRNLGYLN, translated from the coding sequence ATGTCATTAAATATTCGAGAAGATGTTTTTATCTTTTTTGTTTTATTATTTATGTTTCCTATGATTGGGGAAGCCTCAATGTATAGGTTGTCAGAAGAGTATTGGAAGGGAAAAGGGAACGTAAGTGAATGTGTGTTAGATGCAACTGTTTTTAATCAGAGAGTTGATGAAGGTCGTGATGTAATTATTTTCGAATATAGGGGTGTAATTAATCTTGGAAATTATAAATCTCTTTCTGTGAATATGATAACAAAGGGTGGAAAAGATATTTTGTGGGGTTGGAAAAGCAAAAGGACTGGTGATGAATATTATTATCCATATGATAACTGTTCTTTAATTTCGGATGGGAAAGTGCATACCTATACTTTTATGCTCCGATTTCCAGATAAAAATAATCCGATATTTGACATTGTGGATTCGATATGTTTCGAAGTAAGAGGAGTGAAAGATAATATAGAAGGTATAACGATGGAAAAGGTTGTGTTTCAACCTTATGACAATGTAAGACCAAAACAGATGACAATATCTGGTGTTTGTATGGATGTGTTATGGGATGAAGAAATGGAGATGGAAAAAGATATTAGTGATGGTAGTAGACTCATTTTTTATACAGGTATTTACAACCCTGATGTAGGTTCTTTTAGAAAGAAATCGACTGATATGGAATGGAAAACAGATGGAAGTGAATTTACAGTATTGATAGATGACCATGAAAATCGTGATGTTTTATATCAACTTAAAATGAATCCAAAAATAAACAAGGAAGACCGTTTTTGGCGTCGAGCGGAAATAGATTTATCAAGATATAAAAATAAAAATGTAAAAATTATTTTTCGTATAGAGCCTATGGGTAATACATTGGGGAATTTTAGTGTTTGGGGAAATCCGATAATAGTAACAAAGAAAGAAAAAGAGGACACCTCTACACCGCCTATTTTTATTATTTCTTGTGATACATTGAGACCTGACCATTTATTGCCTTACGGCTATGATTTGCCAACAAGCCCTTGTTTAGATGAGTTTGCTAAAGATGCGGTTGTTTTTGAGAATTCCTATACGACCCAAACGTTTACACCTGTGGCACACATGAGTTTATTAACAGGTTTACATCCTGAGAGTCATGGATTGAAGAAAAACATCGATTTAAAATTAGAAATACAACCATTGCCAGAGATTTTGAGAGAATATGGTTACCAAACAGCTGGATTTGCTGGCTTTTTATGGTGGTTTGTTCCTTCACGTGGGTTTTCACGAGGTATGGATTATTTTTCTGTTCCGGAGACACAAGAAGGCGGAGCTAAAGACCGTCGGTCTGTATTTGAAGTTCATGAAGATGCAAAGACATGGATACGTCAAGCACAAACTAGGAAAATATTTGTTTTTATGCACAATTACGATATTCATTCTACTGCGTATAAAGATTTGCTTTATGATGCAGAAGAAGAAGAGTTTAAGGTGTTTTCTCGTGCTTATAAAAATCCGAGAGTTCAACGTTCTGGTTGTGAAAATATTCCTGCTGGCACATTATATTTGCTCCATGCTTCTGATAGAGATATAATTCCAACGGAGCAGGAATTACAATATAACAACGCTCTTTATGATGATTGCATATATAAAGTAGACACCGCTTTAGGTGATTTTTTTAATTTTCTAAAAAAAGAAGGTTTATATGACCCAGCATTTATAGCAATCGTTTCAGACCATGGAGAATCGTTAGGGGAACATGAATTATATGGACATAAAAATGTCTATGAGGAAAGTATGCGAAATGTCATGATAGTTAAATTTCCATTTCAAAAATATTCAGGACAGAGAATAAAAGAAAAAGTTATTTTAGAAGATATTGTTCCTACTCTTTTTGCAATGTTAGATACCGAAAGAGAAGTACAAACAGACGGAATATCCCTTTATGACTTTATCGAAAATAAAAAAATAGAAAGAGATTATATTTTTTCTACAGATTCGGAAATAGAAATGAAAGCAATTGTAAAGGGTCACTATAAATTATTGGAAAATATAAAGAGGGGAGAATGTAATTTGTTTGATTTGAGTAAACCTATGGCGGAGTATAGAAATATTATGGATTTAGAGCCTAAAATATTTTATGAATGCCAGAAAGTATTTGCGAAACAATTTCGTTTGAAGAAAGAAGGCTGGTGCTTGTATTTCCAAAATATGGATTCTTTTTTAACGGAGACCATTACTATTAAATGCACGGTTCCGATTGTAAATGTTATGACACAGTCATGTGTATTCCGAATTAGAAATGATAGGCTTGAACCGACAAAGTTAGAGGGAACAATTTTTATCCCTTCGGGAGTAGGGATTTTACCCACCATACTTCAAATTATTCCTGCTGAGGATAATCATGAATTGATTGTTCAAATTCAAAAGAAACCGAAATTAATTTACCCACAAGAATATAAAGTGATTGAAGATGAAGATAAGTTATGGTTTCATTTTTCGTCAAATGATAAGCAAATTCAAAGCGAGCCCTCCTTTTTAGATAATGTGGAAAAATATAAGATTTACTTTAATGTTAATTATTATCCTATTAAATCGATGAAGGAGGAGCAACAAATAGAGATGAATAGAGACGTTCAGGAACAATTAAGAAATCTTGGTTATCTTAATTAA